A genomic stretch from Setaria viridis chromosome 1, Setaria_viridis_v4.0, whole genome shotgun sequence includes:
- the LOC117840022 gene encoding transcription factor MYB3R-5 isoform X3, with protein MRRSGGGAARQQSSGRSTSCSHEIDWIADERGELRRPSKHFKDKEQKRTAEFLPHKAYNSLKRRHTWSREENDNLIQKVNLHGSKSWSTVARGITGRSPNQCRERMQDIELLHSFSKNWSL; from the exons atgcggcggagcggaggcggcgccgccaggCAGCA GAGCTCTGGCAGATCCACCAGTTGCTCCCACGAAATCGATTGGATTGCAGACGAG CGTGGAGAACTCCGAAGGCCTTCTAAACACTTCAAGGATAAAGAACAAAAAAGAACAG CTGAGTTCCTGCCTCACAAGGCATATAATTCACTCAAGAGGAGGCACACATGGTCTCGAGAGGAAA ATGATAATCTGATTCAAAAGGTAAATCTTCATGGCTCAAAAAGTTGGTCAACTGTTGCACGCGGTATAACTGGTCGAAGTCCAAACCAATGCCGAGAGAG AATGCAGGACATTGAATTGCTTCACAGCTTCTCAAAGAATTGGTCTCTATGA
- the LOC117840022 gene encoding uncharacterized protein isoform X2: MRRSGGGAARQQSSGRSTSCSHEIDWIADERGELRRPSKHFKDKEQKRTAEFLPHKAYNSLKRRHTWSREENDNLIQKVNLHGSKSWSTVARGITGRSPNQCRERTGKAIKNHWPSLVRKQMKSDLVKGLPKQFPLVTKNKGSSTIKSGQDSSINIHVSPDMPVTPILEQGLAKNGRNESTLKGKDYDSTHGEGYVSHSVNVSEKVDGQIGRYNSSSSGDQKVSSATASFPGSPPKEESTNLLEVTPNRGFSQAYNHLSNNDRSDAICSSADPESQELHGSNIADLLDMSYCESLMIVPPDSPNHRNSMDGM, from the exons atgcggcggagcggaggcggcgccgccaggCAGCA GAGCTCTGGCAGATCCACCAGTTGCTCCCACGAAATCGATTGGATTGCAGACGAG CGTGGAGAACTCCGAAGGCCTTCTAAACACTTCAAGGATAAAGAACAAAAAAGAACAG CTGAGTTCCTGCCTCACAAGGCATATAATTCACTCAAGAGGAGGCACACATGGTCTCGAGAGGAAA ATGATAATCTGATTCAAAAGGTAAATCTTCATGGCTCAAAAAGTTGGTCAACTGTTGCACGCGGTATAACTGGTCGAAGTCCAAACCAATGCCGAGAGAG AACAGGGAAAGCAATTAAAAATCACTGGCCTAGTCTTGTGAGGAAACAAATGAAGTCAGATTTAGTTAAAGGATTGCCGAAGCAATTTCCATTGGTTACAAAGAATAAAGGCTCCAGTACCATTAAGAGTGGTCAAGATTCATCCATAAATATTCATGTTTCACCAGATATGCCAGTAACGCCCATATTGGAACAAGGACTTGCAAAAAATGGAAGAAATGAAAGTACTCTGAAAGGAAAAGATTATGATTCTACACATGGTGAAGGTTATGTTTCTCATTCAGTCAATGTCTCTGAAAAGGTGGATGGGCAAATCGGTAGATATAATTCTTCAAGTTCCGGGGATCAAAAGGTCTCTTCTGCCACAGCAAGTTTTCCAGGGTCCCCGCCAAAAGAGGAATCAACGAATTTGCTGGAAGTTACACCTAACAGAGGGTTCTCTCAAGCGTATAATCACCTATCTAACAATGATCGTTCCGATGCCATTTGCAGTAGTGCTGATCCGGAATCACAAGAGCTACATGGGTCAAATATAGCAGATCTTCTTGACATGTCATATTGCGAGAGCTTGATGATTGTTCCACCTGATTCTCCAAATCACAGAAATTCCATGGATGGAATGTGA
- the LOC117840022 gene encoding uncharacterized protein isoform X1, which yields MRRSGGGAARQQSSGRSTSCSHEIDWIADERGELRRPSKHFKDKEQKRTAEFLPHKAYNSLKRRHTWSREENDNLIQKVNLHGSKSWSTVARGITGRSPNQCRERWMFYLDPAVNNQPWSEQEDIKLIQAHKTHGNKWCKLAKLFPGRTGKAIKNHWPSLVRKQMKSDLVKGLPKQFPLVTKNKGSSTIKSGQDSSINIHVSPDMPVTPILEQGLAKNGRNESTLKGKDYDSTHGEGYVSHSVNVSEKVDGQIGRYNSSSSGDQKVSSATASFPGSPPKEESTNLLEVTPNRGFSQAYNHLSNNDRSDAICSSADPESQELHGSNIADLLDMSYCESLMIVPPDSPNHRNSMDGM from the exons atgcggcggagcggaggcggcgccgccaggCAGCA GAGCTCTGGCAGATCCACCAGTTGCTCCCACGAAATCGATTGGATTGCAGACGAG CGTGGAGAACTCCGAAGGCCTTCTAAACACTTCAAGGATAAAGAACAAAAAAGAACAG CTGAGTTCCTGCCTCACAAGGCATATAATTCACTCAAGAGGAGGCACACATGGTCTCGAGAGGAAA ATGATAATCTGATTCAAAAGGTAAATCTTCATGGCTCAAAAAGTTGGTCAACTGTTGCACGCGGTATAACTGGTCGAAGTCCAAACCAATGCCGAGAGAG ATGGATGTTTTATCTTGATCCTGCTGTGAACAACCAGCCATGGTCAGAACAGGAGGACATCAAACTAATCCAAGCTCATAAAACTCATGGAAATAAATGGTGTAAACTGGCTAAACTTTTTCCTGGGAG AACAGGGAAAGCAATTAAAAATCACTGGCCTAGTCTTGTGAGGAAACAAATGAAGTCAGATTTAGTTAAAGGATTGCCGAAGCAATTTCCATTGGTTACAAAGAATAAAGGCTCCAGTACCATTAAGAGTGGTCAAGATTCATCCATAAATATTCATGTTTCACCAGATATGCCAGTAACGCCCATATTGGAACAAGGACTTGCAAAAAATGGAAGAAATGAAAGTACTCTGAAAGGAAAAGATTATGATTCTACACATGGTGAAGGTTATGTTTCTCATTCAGTCAATGTCTCTGAAAAGGTGGATGGGCAAATCGGTAGATATAATTCTTCAAGTTCCGGGGATCAAAAGGTCTCTTCTGCCACAGCAAGTTTTCCAGGGTCCCCGCCAAAAGAGGAATCAACGAATTTGCTGGAAGTTACACCTAACAGAGGGTTCTCTCAAGCGTATAATCACCTATCTAACAATGATCGTTCCGATGCCATTTGCAGTAGTGCTGATCCGGAATCACAAGAGCTACATGGGTCAAATATAGCAGATCTTCTTGACATGTCATATTGCGAGAGCTTGATGATTGTTCCACCTGATTCTCCAAATCACAGAAATTCCATGGATGGAATGTGA
- the LOC117837227 gene encoding LOW QUALITY PROTEIN: uncharacterized protein (The sequence of the model RefSeq protein was modified relative to this genomic sequence to represent the inferred CDS: inserted 2 bases in 1 codon; deleted 4 bases in 3 codons) has translation MAMVYRRYCPRALSRFLLLVPLLSLFHDESVAAVDASSSLQPDKAQEAIMMNLSNSCDWAGVSCSRSGSSSSLVVTNITLSNYGISNPSILASLCLLDTLLSLDLSRNNFTDLGDKFSTTSCHMKKGLLSLNLSSNQLSHRLSEFSGLPQLEVLDLSFNLFTDGNLSSDFGSFPKLRSLNLSSNKLNGDVSVSMASSLEELVLSGNQLSGTIPPGVFKYGNLTLLDLSQNHLTGTVPDKFMRFSKIEILLLSGNRLSGRIPESLXNVMTLSRFAANQNNFTGAVPSRIANHVRMLDLSYDKLSGKIPPNFLSHMGLQIVTCLKGLLIPSHLSRSLYRLRLGGNRLSGNIPRSICDGVGLAYLELDGNQLTGNIPAELSKCKSLSLLSLASNVTDLQGPVPDAINSLDKLVVLKLQNNSLSGPIPSTFSNLRSLNTMNLSYNSLTGFIPSGIFELQQLSTLDLQGNNIKGVIPISISSSMSLIELNLGYNVLTGTLIPKMPTTLSTFLNLSHNHLSGSIPSDLSFLNELEILDISYNNLYGEVPSSLGSLQSLAQLVLSYNNLSGFVPHFRQNVEIDIGGNTDLENHAGNNNHTRTRRAYDIVVITFVATGALVGLCYLVVIATMVSFPKRIYRVESGRTPTGEGVSQIHNGCLVTMNCIRTSALMFVKEKEDDWRITAFQALNFEAADMRQGLTEDNLVGSGGSGHVYRVTYNNRHNGNTGLSAICWALWKARNAACFDKKNKSNLLLRLYVQQLFSFLIGQVFRS, from the exons ATGGCCATGGTGTACAGGAGGTACTGTCCCCGTGCCCTCAGCCGCTTCTTGCTGCTAGTACCACTCCTGTCCTTGTTTCACGATGAGTCGGTGGCCGCCGTGGATGCATCGTCTTCCCTGCAACCTGACAAGGCGCAGGAGGCCATCATGATGAATCTCTCAAATTCGTGCGACTGGGCTGGAGTTTCCTGCTCACGCTCTGGGTCTAGTTCTTCCTTGGTCGTGACCAACATCACTTTATCCAACTATGGCATATCCAACCCCTCCATCCTTGCCTCCTTATGCCTTCTTGACACCTTGTTGTCCCTTGATCTCTCAAGAAATAACTTTACCGATTTGGGGGACAAATTCTCCACCACTTCTTGCCACATGAAGAAAGGATTGCTGTCACTTAATCTGAGCAGCAACCAGTTATCTCACAGGCTCAGTGAGTTTTCGGGTCTCCCACAGTTGGAGGTTCTTGATTTGTCCTTCAATCTTTTTACTGATGGAAATTTAAGCTCAGACTTTGGTTCTTTCCCCAAATTGAGGAGCTTGAATCTTAGTTCCAACAAGTTGAATGGTGATGTTTCTGTCAGTATGGCCAGCTCTTTGGAGGAGTTGGTATTGTCTGGCAATCAATTGAGCGGCACAATTCCTCCAGGTGTGTTTAAATATGGAAATCTTACTCTGCTAGATCTCAGCCAGAATCATCTAACTGGTACTGTCCCAGATAAATTCATGaga ttctccaagatcgaGATTTTGCTTCTTTCAGGAAATAGATTGAGTGGGAGAATACCAGAGAGTCT GAACGTGATGACTCTCTCTCGGTTTGCAGCTAACCAGAACAACTTCACAGGTGCAGTTCCCAGTCGTATAGCCAATCATGTCAGGATGTTGGATTTGAGTTATGACAAGCTCAGTGGGAAGATTCCCCCAAATTTCCTCTCGCATATGGGTTTGCAGATTGTAACATGCTTGAAGGGACTACTAATTCCCAGCCATTTGTCTCGAAGCCTCTACCGCTTGAGGCTTGGTGGAAACAGGCTTAGTGGGAACATCCCGCGCTCAATTTGTGATGGCGTGGGCTTGGCTTATCTTGAGTTGGATGGCAATCAGTTGACGGGAAATATACCTGCGGAGCTTAGTAAATGCAAGAGCTTGTCTTTGTTGAGTCTGGCATCAAAT GTTACAGACTTACAGGGTCCAGTTCCTGATGCCATCAATAGCCTTGACAAGCTGGTAGTTCTGAAGCTTCAAAACAACTCTCTAAGCGGACCTATCCCAAGTACATTTTCTAATTTAAGAAGCCTAAACACAATGAATCTTAGTTACAATTCATTAACTGGATTTATACCAAGTGGAATTTTCGAGCTGCAACAGCTTTCCACCTTGGATTTGCAAGGCAATAATATCAAAGGTGTCATTCCAATTTCAATCAGTTCATCCATGTCTCTAATTGAGCTGAATCTAGGGTATAATGTTCTGACTGGTACA TTAATCCCAAAAATGCCAACGACTTTAAGCACTTTTCTTAATCTTAGTCACAACCATCTCAGTGGATCTATTCCTTCAGATCTTAGCTTTTTAAATGAACTAGAGATTCTTGATATTTCATACAACAACCTGTATGGTGAGGTTCCATCTTCACTAGGGAGCCTGCAAAGCTTGGCACAGCTGGTGCTTTCTTATAATAATCTCTCTGGGTTTGTCCCTCACTTCCGCCAAAATGTGGAAATAGATATTGGTGGGAATACTGATCTTGAAAATCATGCAGGGAACAATAATCACACTCGTACGAGAAGGGCATACGATATTGTAGTCATCACCTTTGTTGCCACCGGTGCTCTTGTTGGATTATGCTACCTTGTTGTTATTGCTACTATGGTCTCATTTCCAAAGAGAATATATCGTGTAGAAAGCGGAAGGACACCGACTGGAGAGGGTGTTTCGCAAATCCATAATGGTTGCCTCGTAACGATGAACTGCATCCGCACCTCTGCACTCATGTTCGTGAAAGAAAAGGAGGATGATTGGCGAATCACAGCTTTCCAAGCTCTGAACTTCGAGGCCGCAGACATGCGGCAGGGACTAACTGAAGATAACCTCGTCGGCAGCGGTGGCTCAGGGCATGTTTACCGCGTCACATACAACAACCGGCACAACGGCAACACAGGGTTGTCAGCAATTTGCTGGGCTCTCTGGAAAGCCAGAAATGCTGCTTGCTTTGACAAAAAAAACAAGTCAAATCTCCTTCTGAGATTATATGTTCAGCAGCTGTTTTCATTTCTTATTGGGCAGGTCTTCAGAAGCTAG